Proteins from a genomic interval of Nocardioides jishulii:
- a CDS encoding HAD family hydrolase — protein sequence MAETQIQQEVSRSGAEPAPGWRPALVALDIDGTLLAWVDGQDVPYETIRQPVYDAVHRARDAGAHIVLASGRSPHGMTTIADLLNLPLEGSPEDPTPDVDDRLWVVASNGSVIFRYPPQEVVHEEVFDAAPAVRAILEHHPDALVAAEERSLGGYLVNRPFPPGELNGEQVITPVEEIVGKPVNRVVVRDPESTAEDFLDTAAKLGLHGTDYVVGWSAWMDFAPAGVSKASGLQHVCDALGVDPVDVLAIGDGRNDLEMLAWAGRGVAMGQAIEEVRAAADAVTATVNDDGVAVELNRWFGRD from the coding sequence TTGGCTGAGACGCAGATCCAGCAGGAAGTGTCCCGCTCGGGCGCCGAACCTGCCCCGGGGTGGCGCCCTGCCCTGGTCGCGCTCGACATCGACGGCACGCTGCTGGCGTGGGTCGACGGCCAGGACGTCCCCTACGAGACCATCCGCCAGCCCGTGTACGACGCGGTCCACCGCGCCCGTGACGCCGGCGCCCACATCGTGCTCGCCAGCGGTCGCTCGCCGCACGGCATGACCACGATCGCCGACCTGCTCAACCTCCCGCTGGAGGGCTCCCCGGAGGATCCGACGCCCGACGTCGACGACCGACTCTGGGTCGTCGCCTCCAACGGCTCGGTGATCTTCCGCTACCCGCCGCAGGAGGTCGTGCACGAGGAGGTCTTCGACGCGGCCCCCGCCGTGCGCGCCATCCTGGAGCACCACCCCGACGCCCTGGTGGCGGCCGAGGAGCGTTCGCTGGGTGGCTACCTGGTCAACCGGCCCTTCCCGCCGGGCGAGCTCAACGGCGAGCAGGTGATCACGCCCGTCGAGGAGATCGTCGGCAAGCCGGTCAACCGCGTCGTGGTGCGCGACCCGGAGTCGACCGCCGAGGACTTCCTCGACACCGCCGCCAAGCTGGGCCTGCACGGCACCGACTACGTCGTCGGCTGGAGCGCCTGGATGGACTTCGCCCCGGCCGGGGTCTCCAAGGCCTCGGGCCTGCAGCACGTCTGCGACGCCCTGGGTGTCGACCCGGTCGACGTCCTCGCCATCGGTGACGGTCGCAACGACCTCGAGATGCTGGCCTGGGCCGGCCGGGGTGTCGCGATGGGTCAGGCGATCGAGGAGGTCCGCGCAGCCGCCGACGCCGTGACGGCCACGGTCAACGACGACGGCGTGGCCGTCGAGCTCAACCGCTGGTTCGGCCGGGACTGA
- the serS gene encoding serine--tRNA ligase, translating to MIDPRLLRESPDRVRASLAKRGHSDEVVDRALAADTARREAIAAFEAKRGEQKQLGKLIPKATGEEKAELLARTKTLAADVKAAEAAQNAAEEAWQTAIREMPNLTHDDTPEGGEDDSVVIETVGTPRDFAAEGFEPRDHIELGKILGAIDLDRGAKVSGSRFYFLTGVGAELEFALVNMAMEQAREAGFTQVIAPSLVKPRAMEGTGFLGQAADDVYRIEGEDLYLVGTSEVAMAAYHSDEILDATSLPRRYAAFSPCFRKEAGSHGKDTKGIIRVHWFDKVEMFVYTTLEEAEAEHQRLLAWERAFMDKLELAYQVVDIAAGDLGLSATRKFDLEAWIPTQGKYRELTSTSNCTDFQARRLDIRTRTDEGSTVPVATLNGTLTAITRAIVAVLETHQQADGSVRVPKALQKWLGREVLEPVNPVG from the coding sequence ATGATCGATCCCCGTCTGTTGCGCGAGAGCCCCGACCGTGTACGAGCCAGCCTGGCGAAGCGTGGACACTCCGACGAGGTCGTCGACAGGGCACTGGCCGCCGACACCGCGCGCCGCGAGGCGATCGCCGCCTTCGAGGCCAAGCGGGGAGAGCAGAAGCAGCTCGGCAAGCTGATCCCGAAGGCGACCGGTGAGGAGAAGGCCGAGCTGCTGGCCCGCACCAAGACGCTCGCCGCCGACGTGAAGGCGGCCGAGGCCGCCCAGAACGCGGCCGAGGAGGCCTGGCAGACGGCCATCCGCGAGATGCCGAACCTCACCCACGACGACACCCCCGAGGGGGGCGAGGACGACTCGGTCGTCATCGAGACCGTGGGCACCCCGCGCGACTTCGCGGCCGAGGGCTTCGAGCCGCGCGACCACATCGAGCTGGGCAAGATCCTCGGGGCGATCGACCTCGATCGCGGTGCCAAGGTCTCCGGCTCGCGCTTCTACTTCCTCACCGGCGTGGGCGCCGAGCTCGAGTTCGCCCTCGTCAACATGGCGATGGAGCAGGCCCGTGAGGCCGGCTTCACCCAGGTGATCGCGCCGTCCCTGGTCAAGCCCCGTGCCATGGAGGGCACCGGCTTCCTGGGCCAGGCGGCCGACGACGTCTACCGGATCGAGGGCGAGGACCTCTACCTGGTCGGCACCTCCGAGGTCGCGATGGCCGCCTACCACTCCGACGAGATCCTCGACGCCACGAGCCTGCCCCGCCGCTACGCCGCGTTCAGCCCCTGCTTCCGCAAGGAGGCCGGCTCGCACGGCAAGGACACCAAGGGCATCATCCGGGTGCACTGGTTCGACAAGGTCGAGATGTTCGTCTACACGACGCTCGAGGAGGCCGAGGCGGAGCACCAGCGCCTGCTGGCCTGGGAGCGCGCGTTCATGGACAAGCTCGAGCTGGCCTACCAGGTCGTCGACATCGCTGCGGGCGACCTCGGCCTGAGCGCGACCCGCAAGTTCGACCTCGAGGCGTGGATCCCCACGCAGGGCAAGTACCGCGAGCTCACCTCGACCTCCAACTGCACCGACTTCCAGGCGCGCCGCCTCGACATCCGTACGCGGACCGACGAGGGATCGACGGTCCCGGTCGCGACGCTCAACGGCACCCTGACGGCCATCACGCGTGCCATCGTGGCGGTGCTCGAGACGCACCAGCAGGCCGACGGTTCGGTGCGCGTGCCCAAGGCGCTGCAGAAGTGGCTGGGACGCGAGGTCCTGGAACCGGTGAACCCCGTTGGCTGA
- a CDS encoding diacylglycerol kinase family protein, with protein sequence MLDRTRPKLLTAAGACALLFVALAFAVTWERTPLAGLDDLGQEAAAWTARHDLLTQVLLVVEDVFNTIGMTILTLLLAGALLWKKHPRAALITVVVMAVTSLLTTGLKLLLSRDRPDWQEALGLHDTLSFPSGHASSITAYTALLAVLAVIFVRKQTMRRIAVTGLGLVWLLVILDRVLLGRHYPTDVIAGALLALTVLFVALVWFDPRPRSIAQKIEPLPEVYSSRKRLAVVLNPIKVEDVGAFRDLVTNLARDAGWHEPSWHYTTVEDSGTGMAAAAAADGVDLVLVCGGDGTVREVCAELAGSGIPVGIIPAGTGNLLARNLDIPLYIRSAIDVGLNGQDRAIDMVEVTGDGIDTSHFMVMAGMGFDAAIMEGVNDDIKKRIGWMAYILSGLKSLMFPAVKVEISMDGEPPTTHWVRTVVVGNVGYLQAGMPLLPDATIDDGQIDVVLLHPKRFLSWVPLAARVMVRSKRTDSTIDRLTGASVSIRAAIATPRQLDGDSIGEGKELTMTCVPGRLLVRVPR encoded by the coding sequence GTGCTGGATCGAACCCGACCGAAGCTCCTGACCGCTGCCGGTGCGTGCGCGCTGCTCTTCGTCGCGCTCGCCTTCGCGGTGACCTGGGAGCGTACGCCGCTCGCCGGTCTCGACGACCTCGGTCAGGAGGCCGCGGCCTGGACGGCGCGCCACGACCTGCTGACCCAGGTGCTCCTGGTGGTGGAGGACGTCTTCAACACCATCGGGATGACGATCCTGACGCTCCTGCTCGCCGGCGCGCTGCTGTGGAAGAAGCACCCCCGTGCCGCGTTGATCACGGTCGTCGTGATGGCCGTGACCTCGCTGCTGACCACCGGACTGAAACTCCTTCTGAGCCGCGACCGCCCCGACTGGCAGGAGGCGCTCGGGCTGCACGACACGCTGAGCTTCCCCTCGGGCCACGCCTCGTCGATCACCGCCTACACCGCTCTCCTGGCCGTGCTCGCGGTGATCTTCGTGCGCAAGCAGACGATGCGGCGCATCGCGGTGACCGGACTCGGACTGGTCTGGCTCCTGGTCATCCTCGACCGGGTGCTGCTGGGGCGCCACTACCCCACCGACGTCATCGCCGGCGCGCTGCTGGCGCTGACCGTGCTCTTCGTGGCGCTCGTCTGGTTCGACCCGCGACCGCGGAGCATCGCGCAGAAGATCGAGCCGTTGCCGGAGGTCTACTCCTCCCGCAAGCGGCTCGCCGTCGTGCTCAACCCGATCAAGGTCGAAGACGTGGGCGCCTTCCGCGACCTGGTGACCAACCTGGCGCGGGACGCCGGCTGGCACGAGCCGAGCTGGCACTACACGACGGTCGAGGACTCCGGCACCGGGATGGCGGCCGCGGCCGCCGCGGACGGCGTCGACCTGGTCCTGGTCTGCGGCGGCGACGGCACCGTGCGCGAGGTGTGCGCCGAGCTCGCCGGGAGCGGGATCCCGGTCGGGATCATCCCCGCCGGGACCGGCAACCTGCTGGCGCGCAACCTCGACATCCCCCTCTACATCCGCTCCGCGATCGACGTCGGGCTCAACGGCCAGGACCGTGCCATCGACATGGTGGAGGTGACCGGCGACGGCATCGACACCAGTCACTTCATGGTGATGGCCGGCATGGGCTTCGACGCCGCGATCATGGAGGGCGTCAACGACGACATCAAGAAGCGCATCGGCTGGATGGCCTACATCCTGTCGGGCCTGAAGTCGCTGATGTTCCCGGCCGTGAAGGTCGAGATCTCGATGGACGGCGAGCCGCCCACCACGCACTGGGTCCGCACCGTCGTGGTCGGCAACGTGGGCTACCTCCAGGCCGGCATGCCCCTCCTGCCCGACGCGACCATCGACGACGGCCAGATCGACGTCGTGCTCCTGCACCCCAAGCGCTTCCTCTCCTGGGTGCCGCTGGCCGCCCGGGTCATGGTCCGGAGCAAGCGCACCGACTCCACGATCGACCGACTCACCGGGGCCTCGGTCTCGATCCGCGCCGCCATCGCGACGCCACGCCAGCTCGACGGCGACTCGATCGGCGAGGGCAAGGAACTCACGATGACCTGCGTGCCGGGTCGGTTGCTCGTGCGCGTTCCGCGCTGA
- a CDS encoding DUF4446 family protein: MSYLAVPALLLSVVAVVFSVVALRRTAGSRPAVAGASPLPEDVVGLRREVAALQAASQGALRHLSVVRYDAFGDVGGHLSWSVALLDDAGDGVVLSSIHGRSEARTYAKTISSWSSEAQLSPEEQEAVAHARG; the protein is encoded by the coding sequence GTGTCCTACCTCGCGGTCCCCGCCCTGCTCCTCTCCGTCGTCGCCGTGGTCTTCTCGGTCGTCGCCCTGCGGCGTACGGCCGGCTCCCGCCCCGCCGTCGCCGGCGCGTCCCCGTTGCCCGAGGACGTCGTCGGCCTGCGCCGGGAGGTGGCGGCGCTGCAGGCTGCCTCGCAGGGCGCGCTGCGACACCTCTCCGTGGTGCGGTACGACGCCTTCGGCGACGTCGGCGGGCACCTGTCGTGGTCGGTCGCGCTGCTCGACGACGCCGGCGACGGCGTGGTGCTCAGCTCGATCCACGGCCGGAGCGAGGCGCGGACGTACGCCAAGACGATCAGCAGCTGGTCGAGCGAGGCCCAGCTCTCTCCGGAGGAGCAGGAGGCCGTCGCGCACGCGCGCGGCTGA
- a CDS encoding prephenate dehydratase, translating to MSATEKTRRIAYQGEPGANSHIVCAQHYPDHEAVPCASFEDVFAAVEGGDADLAMIPIDNSLAGRVADIHHFLPASSLHIVGEHFLRITFNLMALPGADESTIRTVHSHVHALGQCRNVIRELGARPVTAGDTAGAAREVSESGDITQAALAPPLAAEIYGLEVLRTEVEDEDHNTTRFVVLSPDYVKAPAGQGPVVTSFIFNVRNLPAALYKALGGFATNGVNMTKLESYMVGGEFAATQFLAEVDGHPDEPALARALEELAFFTTDIKVLGVYPAAPERAQRT from the coding sequence GTGAGTGCCACCGAGAAGACCCGCCGCATCGCCTACCAGGGTGAGCCGGGCGCCAACTCCCACATCGTCTGCGCCCAGCACTACCCCGACCACGAGGCCGTCCCGTGCGCCTCGTTCGAGGACGTGTTCGCGGCCGTCGAGGGCGGCGACGCGGACCTGGCGATGATCCCGATCGACAACTCGCTGGCCGGTCGGGTAGCCGACATCCACCACTTCCTGCCCGCCTCGTCGCTGCACATCGTGGGCGAGCACTTCCTGCGCATTACCTTCAACCTGATGGCGCTGCCGGGTGCCGACGAGTCGACGATCCGCACCGTGCACAGCCACGTCCACGCGCTGGGCCAGTGCCGCAACGTCATCCGCGAGCTCGGCGCCAGGCCGGTCACCGCCGGTGACACCGCCGGAGCGGCCCGCGAGGTCTCCGAGTCCGGCGACATCACCCAGGCCGCTCTCGCGCCGCCGCTGGCCGCCGAGATCTACGGGCTCGAGGTGCTGCGTACGGAGGTCGAGGACGAGGACCACAACACCACCCGCTTCGTGGTGCTCTCGCCCGACTACGTCAAGGCGCCCGCGGGGCAGGGGCCGGTCGTCACGAGCTTCATCTTCAACGTACGCAACCTGCCGGCCGCGCTCTACAAGGCGCTCGGCGGCTTCGCGACCAACGGCGTCAACATGACGAAGCTGGAGAGCTACATGGTGGGCGGCGAGTTCGCCGCGACCCAGTTCCTCGCCGAGGTCGACGGCCACCCGGACGAGCCGGCCCTGGCGCGAGCCTTGGAGGAGCTGGCCTTCTTCACCACCGACATCAAGGTGCTGGGGGTCTACCCGGCTGCCCCGGAGCGCGCCCAGCGCACCTGA
- a CDS encoding M4 family metallopeptidase gives MRPLTRTTAAAGMILALTVSTATGLVSTSSAAPSDEGFGARAEVHGEGGVVNFVGTKAGKPLAPPKGIRASSSPKTAARAFVEQHANEFGLGRRSEVKADRVHEQVTGNTTVRVVQEIDGVEVLGGELAVQLDEDNRIVSASGEVLPDASTPNVGRATVGQAVAVRSAKAYVARGAGVKPSQVTAVYEGLKVYDPSIIGSDKLPGARTVHAVEVSYSDHVRRQVFVDAQLGAIVDAFDEIHAAKNRRVCDAGNTPNGVPCSNSVLTEGGNVNAMNAEVRQAYTYSGATYDWFKAQFNRDSIDGKGMPLVSTVRYCDPDSGCPYANAFWNGSQMTYGAGYASADDVVGHELAHGVTERSSRLFYSYQSGAINESISDIFGEFVDLATSSPNDAAADRWKLGESLPIGAIRNMANPNQFNQPARMNDPLYYRGRGDNGGVHYNSGVGNKAASLMTDGGSFNGQTVSGLGVTKTAAIWYEANTGILTSASDYQDLARALRQACKNLVGTKGISYSNCTQVDKAVKATQMDIARSNAKDMKTCKKVKWSFSDGLEKGGKKWKAQRPWFAPGNPNNLGFDATYASTGKKNLWGFDRPGNWFPDSKKGKSKDYSVRTKKKVKVPKHKSSFLRFKHAYLFDTDNGKNYDGGRVEYSLNGKKWFDVFKGKYPNKVHKVSAKKSLNSKFAGKRAFAGESGGYRTTVVKFPKKARGKKVFVRFRIATEASVNIYALGWFIDDIGVGRCK, from the coding sequence ATGCGACCACTGACCAGAACCACGGCTGCGGCGGGGATGATCCTCGCGCTGACCGTGTCCACCGCCACGGGACTCGTGTCGACCTCCTCCGCGGCCCCGTCCGACGAGGGGTTCGGGGCCCGCGCCGAGGTCCACGGCGAAGGCGGGGTCGTGAACTTCGTCGGGACGAAGGCCGGCAAGCCCCTCGCTCCGCCGAAGGGCATCCGCGCCTCCTCGAGCCCGAAGACTGCCGCGCGCGCCTTCGTCGAGCAGCACGCCAACGAGTTCGGCCTGGGCAGGCGCTCGGAGGTGAAGGCCGACCGCGTCCACGAGCAGGTCACCGGCAACACCACCGTGCGCGTCGTGCAGGAGATCGACGGCGTCGAGGTGCTCGGTGGCGAGCTCGCCGTGCAGCTCGACGAGGACAACCGCATCGTCTCCGCCTCCGGCGAGGTCCTTCCGGACGCCAGCACCCCCAACGTCGGCCGGGCCACCGTCGGCCAGGCTGTTGCCGTCCGCTCCGCCAAGGCCTACGTCGCCCGCGGCGCCGGCGTGAAGCCGAGCCAGGTCACGGCCGTCTACGAGGGCCTGAAGGTCTACGACCCGAGCATCATCGGCAGCGACAAGCTGCCGGGTGCTCGCACCGTCCACGCGGTCGAGGTCTCCTACTCCGACCACGTCCGTCGCCAGGTCTTCGTGGACGCCCAGCTGGGCGCGATCGTCGATGCGTTCGACGAGATCCACGCGGCCAAGAACCGCCGCGTCTGCGACGCGGGCAACACCCCCAACGGTGTGCCGTGCTCCAACTCGGTCCTCACCGAGGGCGGCAACGTCAACGCGATGAACGCCGAGGTCCGTCAGGCCTACACCTACTCGGGTGCGACCTACGACTGGTTCAAGGCCCAGTTCAACCGTGACTCGATCGACGGCAAGGGCATGCCCCTCGTCTCGACCGTGCGCTACTGCGACCCCGACAGCGGCTGCCCCTACGCCAACGCGTTCTGGAACGGCTCGCAGATGACCTACGGCGCGGGCTACGCCTCCGCCGACGACGTGGTCGGCCACGAGCTCGCCCACGGTGTCACCGAGCGCTCCTCGCGCCTCTTCTACTCGTACCAGTCCGGTGCGATCAACGAGTCGATCTCCGACATCTTCGGTGAGTTCGTCGACCTCGCGACCAGCTCGCCCAACGACGCGGCCGCCGACCGGTGGAAGCTCGGCGAGTCGTTGCCGATCGGGGCGATCCGCAACATGGCCAACCCGAATCAGTTCAACCAGCCGGCGCGGATGAACGACCCGCTCTACTACCGCGGCAGGGGCGACAACGGCGGTGTCCACTACAACAGCGGCGTCGGCAACAAGGCCGCCTCGCTGATGACCGACGGTGGCTCCTTCAACGGCCAGACGGTCTCCGGCCTGGGCGTCACCAAGACTGCCGCGATCTGGTACGAGGCCAACACGGGCATCCTCACCTCCGCCAGCGACTACCAGGACCTGGCCCGTGCGCTGCGCCAGGCCTGCAAGAACCTGGTCGGCACGAAGGGCATCTCGTACAGCAACTGCACCCAGGTCGACAAGGCCGTCAAGGCCACGCAGATGGACATCGCGCGTTCCAACGCCAAGGACATGAAGACCTGCAAGAAGGTCAAGTGGAGCTTCTCCGACGGTCTGGAGAAGGGTGGCAAGAAGTGGAAGGCGCAGCGTCCGTGGTTCGCCCCCGGCAACCCGAACAACCTGGGCTTCGACGCGACCTACGCCAGCACCGGCAAGAAGAACCTCTGGGGCTTCGACCGCCCGGGCAACTGGTTCCCTGACTCCAAGAAGGGCAAGTCGAAGGACTACTCGGTCAGGACGAAGAAGAAGGTGAAGGTGCCCAAGCACAAGAGCTCCTTCCTGCGCTTCAAGCACGCCTACCTCTTCGACACCGACAACGGCAAGAACTACGACGGCGGTCGGGTGGAGTACTCGCTCAACGGCAAGAAGTGGTTCGACGTCTTCAAGGGCAAGTACCCCAACAAGGTGCACAAGGTGTCTGCGAAGAAGTCGTTGAACTCCAAGTTCGCGGGCAAGCGCGCGTTCGCCGGTGAGAGCGGTGGCTACCGCACCACGGTGGTGAAGTTCCCGAAGAAGGCCCGCGGCAAGAAGGTCTTCGTCCGGTTCCGCATCGCCACCGAGGCGTCGGTCAACATCTACGCCCTCGGCTGGTTCATCGACGACATCGGAGTCGGTCGCTGCAAGTGA
- a CDS encoding acyl-CoA thioesterase — MNLYWRLIWLVLTTKRRPRTLLWGTTRSPFRVLPSDLDGLGHMNNAKYFGFMDLGRVDQMLRSGLWQMCQERGWYSVVASQTIRYRRSLKPWQRFDLQTQVIGFDEKAMYIESRFMQRGTLAAHAVAQVRFLRKKGGDVAPDEVKELIPEAPELDLPEWVSAWAEAVRRA, encoded by the coding sequence GTGAACCTCTACTGGCGCCTCATCTGGCTCGTGCTGACCACCAAACGACGCCCTCGGACTCTGTTGTGGGGCACCACCCGATCGCCCTTCCGGGTGCTGCCGAGCGACCTCGACGGCCTGGGCCACATGAACAACGCCAAGTACTTCGGCTTCATGGACCTCGGCCGGGTTGACCAGATGCTGCGCTCCGGGCTGTGGCAGATGTGCCAGGAGCGTGGGTGGTACTCGGTCGTGGCGAGCCAGACGATCCGCTACCGCCGCTCGCTCAAGCCGTGGCAGCGCTTCGACCTCCAGACCCAGGTGATCGGCTTCGACGAGAAGGCGATGTACATCGAGTCGCGCTTCATGCAGCGGGGCACGCTCGCGGCGCACGCGGTGGCCCAGGTCCGCTTCCTGCGGAAGAAGGGCGGAGACGTGGCGCCGGACGAGGTGAAGGAGCTGATCCCCGAGGCCCCCGAGCTCGACCTGCCCGAGTGGGTGAGC